CTTCTCCGCCGCCGCGGACGACGCCCCCGCCGCCTCCGACCCGGGCCTGAAGTCCGCTGACGAGAAGCTCGGTTCGGACGACGCCGACGCGCTCGCCGAGGCCAAGGCCGACGGCGACAAGAACATCACGCTGATGGTCGCCACCGCCCCCGGGAAGACCGAGCAGGTCGCCGCGGAGCTGGACGCGGTCAAGGGCGGCCTGGTGGGCCTCACGTACGACAAGCTCGGTTACGTCCGGGCGACCGTCCCCACCGCGAAGGCGGACTCGGCCATCGCCGCCGCCGCGAAGCTCTCCTCCGTGCACGGCATCGACGTCAAGCAGGACATCCCGCTGGACGACCCGACGCCGAGCGCCGACACCGCCAAGGGCGCCGCGAGCAAGGGCACGAAGACCTACCCGGCGCCGAGCGCGAAGACCCCTGCCGAGAACCCGTACAACCCGTCCTTCGAGACGGGCGCCGTCGACTTCGTGGAGGACCACCCGAAGGCGGACGGCCGCGGCGTCACGATCGGCATCCTGGACTCCGGCGTGGACCTCGGCCACCCGGCGCTGCAGAAGACCACCACCGGTGAGCGGAAGATCGTCGACTGGGTCACCGCGACCGACCCGGTCTCCGACGGTGACGCCACCTGGCGGCGCATGACCACCGCGGTCTCCGGCCCGAGCTTCACCTTCGACGGCCGCACCTGGACGGCGCCCGCCGGGTCGTACCAGGTCAACCTGTTCCGCGAGGCCGCGACCACGGGCGGCGACGCCAAGGGCGACGCGAACCGCGACGGGGACACCACCGACACCTGGGGCGTGCTGTACGACAAGGCCGCCGGGACCGTCCGGGTCGACCTGAACAACAACCAGAACTTCGCCGACGACACGCCGATGAAGCCGTACAAGGACGGCTACCAGGTCGGATACTTCGGCACCGACGACCCGTCGACCGACGTGGCCGAGCGCCAGCCGTTCGTCGTCGAGATCCGCAAGGACGTCGTCTACGACGCCGCGGGCAGCAAGGCCGACTACGTCAACATCGGTGTCATCGAGTCCGAGCACGGCACCCACGTCGCCGGCATCACCGCCGCCAACGGCCTGTTCGGCGGCCGGATGAACGGCGCGGCGCCGGGCGCGAAGCTCGTCTCCTCCCGTGCCTGCACCTGGACCGGCGGCTGCACCAACGTGGCGCTGACCGAGGGCATGATCGACCTCGTCGTCAACCGCGGCGTCGACATCGTCAACATGTCGATCGGTGGCCTGCCCGCGCTCAACGACGGCAACAACGCGCGCGCCGAGCTCTACACGCGCCTCATCGACACCTACGGCGTCCAGCTGGTGATCTCCGCGGGCAACTCCGGCCCCGGCGCGAACACCATCGGCGACCCTGGCCTGGCCGACAAGGTCATCTCGGTCGGCGCGACCATCTCCAAGGCGACCTGGGCCGCCAACTACGGCTCGGCCGTGGAGAAGAAGTACGCGATGATGCCGTTCTCCTCGCGCGGTCCGCGTGAGGACGGCGGCTTCGCACCGACCCTGTCCGCCCCAGGCGCTGCCATCAACACCACGCAGACCTGGCTGCCGGGCGCCCCGGTCGCCGAGGCGGGCTACACACTGCCGGCCGGCTACTCGATGCTCCAGGGCACCTCGATGGCCTCCCCGCAGGCCACGGGCGCGTCCGCGTTGCTGCTGAGCGCCGCCAAGCAGAAGCACATCGCGCTGACGCCGGCCACCCTGCGCACCGCCCTGACCTCGACCGCCGACCACATCAAGGGTGTGCAGGCGTACGAGGAGGGCGCGGGCCTCATCGACATCGTGGACGCCTGGGACGCCATCAAGGACGGCGCCACCGCGCACGACGCTGTGCCCAATAACTACGCCGTGAAGGCCCCGGTCGACACCGCGATCGACCAGCTCCTGAAGACCCCGGGCTACGGCACCGGTCTCTACGACCGCGAGGGCGGTCTGAAGGCCGGTCAGAAGAAGACGTACGACGTCACCATCACCCGTACGTCCGGCGCGGACAAGGCGCTCCCGCACGAGCTGCACTTCGCCAAGAACGCCGGTGACACCTTCCGGATCCTCGGCAAGGACGACATCAGGCTGCCGCTGAACCAGCCGGTGACCGTCAAGGTCCAGGCCCAGCCGAAGTCCGCGGGCCTCAAGAGCGCGATCCTGGTCGTCGACGACCCGAAGACCGAGGGCGTCGACCAGCAGATCCTCACCACGGTCGTCGTCTCGGCGCCGGTGAAGTACACCTACACCGCGTCGAACACCGTGCAGCGCAACAGCACCCGGTCGTACTTCGTGACCGTCCCCGCGGGCGCCAAGTCCCTCGAGGTCGCGATCGGCGGGCTGAAGGACAAGAGCCAGACCCGGTTCATCGCCATCCACCCCTACGGCGTCCCGGTCGACAACACCGGCACCCCGTACTGCTACAACAACTACCTCGACGGCAACGGCTGCAAGCCCGACGCGCGTTCGTACGCGGACCCGCAGGCGGGTGTCTGGGAGATCGAGGTCGAGTCGCGCCGCACCTCGCCGCTGCTCGACAACCCGTACAAGCTGGACGTCGCCGTCTACGGCGCGCTCTTCGACCCGGAGACCGTGACCGTCCCCGAGGCCAAGGTCGGCACCCCGGCCACCGCCTCCTGGAAGGTGACCAACACGCTCGCCGCGATCGACGGCAAGCTGGCCGGCGGCCCGCTCGGCTCGTCCAAGACGGCCCGTCCGACCATCGCCGAGGGCGCCACCCAGACCACCACGGTCGAGGTGCCCGCGGGCGCGAAGTCGCTCGACGTCGCCATCGGCAACGTCTCCGACGTCTCCGCCGACCTGGACCTGACGGTCTACGACGCCTCGGGCGCCGTGGTCGGCCAGTCCGCCGACGGCGACTCGGAGGAGGCCGTCTCGGTCGCCTCGCCCGCCGCCGGCACGTACACCATCGAGGTCGCCGGCTACTCGGTCCCGGCTGGCTCCACGGCGTACGACTACCAGGACGTGTTCTTCTCCAGCACCCTGGGCACCGTCACCGTCTCCGACGCGCCGGTCAAGCTCGGCACCGGCGCCTCGACGACCGTCTCCGGCAGCGTCACCGCCCTGGCCGCCGCCCCGGCGGGCCGTGAGTTCTTCGGCCAGGTCAGCCTCGTCAACGCGCGCGGCACGGTCGCGGGCGTCGGCAACGTGAAGATCGAGAAGGTCACGCCGTAACACTTCTCCGTACGGCGACAAGGGGCGGGCGTCCGGTGGGCGCCCGCCCTTTCTCGTGTGCTAGCAGGTGAGCCCGCGCGAGGCCGGGAGCGAGGCGGTGATCCAGGCCCGCTCCCGGGCGATCTCCTGCTCCCCGACCACCCAGTGATCGGGGCTCGGCGAGCCCTGGGGCACGCCGAACAGGACGCGGGTGCCCTTGGCGAGGGGTTCGGGAAGGTCGTACTCGGTGATCACATAGGTGAGGTTCGCCAATCCGCGGGTTGGCTTGTAGGAGCGGGTGACCTGCACGGTGACCTGGAGTTCCCCGGTGGTGGGGAGCTCCTTGACCACGGTGACCTCGCCCTCGGCGACCGTTGCGGCACAGGCCAGGTAGGACGGGCTGCCGAAGCGGACGGCGGATTCCGCCTTGGAGGACCCGGAGTCTGCCGAGCTCAGGTTGTCCGCCCCGCTGTGCCCGAGGAGCCAGCCGAGGCCGGTGACCACACTCGCGACGGCGGCCACCGCGAGGGTGCCGAAGGCGAAGGTGCGGGCGCGGTGCCGGGCCCGGGAGGGTCGCAGGGCAACGGGTTTCGCGGCCGGTGCGGCCTCCGTCAGGGTCTCGGCGATGATCCGCAGCTGCTCGCGCAGGAGGGCGACATCGTCCTGGGCCGAGCGGTGCTCGGCGAGGAAGGCCGGGTCGGCGGCGGCGCTCTCGGGCGGCGGTTCGTCGGTGATGGCGGCCATCAAGGCGTCGAGACCGTCGTGTTCCGCGGTCATCTCACACCACCTCGTCCTCGTGCAGGCGGGCGCGCAGGGCCCGGACCGCCGTGTGCAGGCGGCTCTTGACCGTGCCCTCCGGGACGCCCAGCTCCTGGGCGATCGAGCGCACCGGCAGGTCGGCGAAGAACCGCAGCACGAGGACCTGGCGCTGCTGGTCGGGCAGCTCGTCCAGGCCCTGCGCGACGGCGAGGGAGAGCACGCTGGTGTCCTCCCCTGAGGGGTGCTCGTGCTGGCGCA
This portion of the Streptomyces canus genome encodes:
- a CDS encoding S8 family serine peptidase, whose product is MTLTPQHAPISGARRVARIAVAAGLVAALSAAGPIPMAFSAAADDAPAASDPGLKSADEKLGSDDADALAEAKADGDKNITLMVATAPGKTEQVAAELDAVKGGLVGLTYDKLGYVRATVPTAKADSAIAAAAKLSSVHGIDVKQDIPLDDPTPSADTAKGAASKGTKTYPAPSAKTPAENPYNPSFETGAVDFVEDHPKADGRGVTIGILDSGVDLGHPALQKTTTGERKIVDWVTATDPVSDGDATWRRMTTAVSGPSFTFDGRTWTAPAGSYQVNLFREAATTGGDAKGDANRDGDTTDTWGVLYDKAAGTVRVDLNNNQNFADDTPMKPYKDGYQVGYFGTDDPSTDVAERQPFVVEIRKDVVYDAAGSKADYVNIGVIESEHGTHVAGITAANGLFGGRMNGAAPGAKLVSSRACTWTGGCTNVALTEGMIDLVVNRGVDIVNMSIGGLPALNDGNNARAELYTRLIDTYGVQLVISAGNSGPGANTIGDPGLADKVISVGATISKATWAANYGSAVEKKYAMMPFSSRGPREDGGFAPTLSAPGAAINTTQTWLPGAPVAEAGYTLPAGYSMLQGTSMASPQATGASALLLSAAKQKHIALTPATLRTALTSTADHIKGVQAYEEGAGLIDIVDAWDAIKDGATAHDAVPNNYAVKAPVDTAIDQLLKTPGYGTGLYDREGGLKAGQKKTYDVTITRTSGADKALPHELHFAKNAGDTFRILGKDDIRLPLNQPVTVKVQAQPKSAGLKSAILVVDDPKTEGVDQQILTTVVVSAPVKYTYTASNTVQRNSTRSYFVTVPAGAKSLEVAIGGLKDKSQTRFIAIHPYGVPVDNTGTPYCYNNYLDGNGCKPDARSYADPQAGVWEIEVESRRTSPLLDNPYKLDVAVYGALFDPETVTVPEAKVGTPATASWKVTNTLAAIDGKLAGGPLGSSKTARPTIAEGATQTTTVEVPAGAKSLDVAIGNVSDVSADLDLTVYDASGAVVGQSADGDSEEAVSVASPAAGTYTIEVAGYSVPAGSTAYDYQDVFFSSTLGTVTVSDAPVKLGTGASTTVSGSVTALAAAPAGREFFGQVSLVNARGTVAGVGNVKIEKVTP